One part of the Streptomyces lydicus genome encodes these proteins:
- a CDS encoding S-(hydroxymethyl)mycothiol dehydrogenase codes for MPHEARAVVALKKGAPVEVLPILVPDPGPGEVLVSVQACGVCHTDLHYRDGAIGDAFPYLLGHEAAGVVEAVGPGVTEPAPGDYVVLAWRAPCGNCRSCRRGRPWYCFDSRNAAQPMTLLDGTPLTPALGIGAFAEKTLVAAGQAVKVDPAARPEAAGLIGCGVMAGYGAAVHTGGVGSGDTVAVIGCGGVGNAAIAGAARAGARRIIAIDLDDGKLDAAERFGATDTVNSRGTDPVEAVRSLTGGHGADVVIDAVGRPETYRQGFYMRDLAGTLVQVGVPDPDMRIELPLIDLFARGGALKSSWYGDCLPSRDFPVLIDLFLSGKLDLERFVSETVTLDDLEAAFAKMRRGEVLRSVVSL; via the coding sequence ATGCCGCACGAAGCCCGCGCCGTCGTCGCCCTCAAGAAGGGCGCGCCCGTCGAGGTGCTGCCGATCCTCGTGCCCGACCCCGGCCCGGGCGAGGTGCTCGTGTCCGTCCAGGCGTGCGGGGTGTGCCACACCGATCTGCACTATCGCGACGGCGCGATCGGCGACGCGTTTCCCTACCTCCTCGGGCACGAGGCCGCCGGTGTGGTCGAGGCCGTCGGGCCCGGCGTCACCGAGCCGGCCCCCGGCGACTACGTGGTCCTCGCCTGGCGGGCGCCCTGCGGCAACTGCCGCTCGTGCCGCCGCGGGCGGCCCTGGTACTGCTTCGACTCCCGCAACGCCGCCCAGCCCATGACACTCCTGGACGGGACACCGCTGACCCCGGCGCTCGGCATCGGCGCCTTCGCCGAGAAGACCCTGGTCGCCGCCGGGCAGGCGGTGAAGGTCGACCCCGCGGCCCGCCCCGAGGCGGCCGGGCTGATCGGCTGCGGGGTGATGGCCGGCTACGGCGCCGCCGTGCACACCGGCGGCGTCGGCAGCGGCGACACCGTCGCCGTCATCGGCTGCGGCGGCGTCGGCAACGCCGCCATCGCCGGGGCCGCCCGGGCCGGCGCGCGCCGCATCATCGCCATCGACCTGGACGACGGCAAGCTCGACGCCGCCGAGCGGTTCGGTGCCACCGACACCGTCAACTCCCGTGGCACGGACCCGGTCGAGGCGGTCCGCAGCCTCACCGGCGGGCACGGCGCGGACGTCGTCATCGACGCGGTCGGCCGCCCCGAGACCTACCGGCAGGGCTTCTACATGCGGGACCTGGCCGGCACCCTGGTCCAGGTCGGCGTACCCGACCCCGACATGCGGATCGAGCTGCCGCTGATCGACCTCTTCGCGCGCGGCGGCGCGCTGAAGTCCTCCTGGTACGGCGACTGCCTGCCCAGCCGCGACTTCCCGGTGCTGATCGATCTGTTCCTGAGCGGCAAGCTCGATCTGGAGCGCTTCGTCAGCGAGACCGTCACGCTCGACGACCTCGAAGCGGCCTTCGCCAAGATGCGGCGCGGGGAGGTACTGCGGTCGGTGGTGTCGCTGTGA
- a CDS encoding biotin-dependent carboxyltransferase family protein: protein MSDRAFSVVRAGALTTVQDLGRPGHAHLGVPRSGALDAPAHRLGNRLVGNPESAATLETMLTGCAVRVRRATTVAVTGAPCPVTVDGRPAPWGAPCHVPAGAVLDAGPATHGLRSYLAFAGGIEAEEVLGSRSTDLLSGLGPDPLTDGAVLPLGDPHGPPAAADAVPHAGPVAELLLPFLPGPRDAWFTEAGLRTLTTGRFRVSPAGNRIGLRTEGPPLERARPGELPSEGMPLGALQVPPNGQPVLFLHDHPTTGGYPVVGVVPERFLAPAAQAVPGTPVRFLRLR from the coding sequence GTGAGCGACCGTGCCTTCTCGGTGGTGCGGGCCGGCGCCCTCACCACCGTCCAGGACCTCGGCCGGCCCGGCCACGCCCACCTCGGCGTGCCGCGCTCCGGCGCCCTCGACGCGCCCGCGCACCGCCTCGGCAACCGTCTGGTCGGCAACCCCGAGTCGGCCGCCACGCTGGAGACGATGCTGACGGGCTGCGCCGTACGGGTCCGCCGGGCCACCACCGTGGCGGTCACCGGCGCGCCCTGCCCGGTGACCGTCGACGGCCGGCCCGCTCCCTGGGGCGCCCCGTGCCACGTCCCGGCGGGCGCCGTCCTGGACGCCGGCCCCGCCACCCACGGGCTGCGCTCCTACCTCGCCTTCGCCGGCGGCATCGAGGCGGAGGAGGTGCTGGGCAGCCGCTCCACCGACCTGCTCTCCGGCCTGGGCCCCGACCCGCTCACCGACGGCGCCGTGCTGCCCCTGGGCGATCCGCACGGCCCACCCGCCGCCGCCGACGCCGTCCCGCACGCCGGCCCGGTCGCCGAGCTGCTCCTGCCGTTCCTGCCCGGCCCGCGCGACGCGTGGTTCACCGAGGCCGGCCTGCGCACCCTGACCACCGGCCGCTTCCGGGTCTCCCCGGCCGGCAACCGCATCGGGCTGCGCACCGAGGGCCCGCCGCTGGAACGCGCCCGCCCCGGTGAACTCCCCAGCGAGGGCATGCCGTTGGGCGCCCTTCAGGTCCCGCCCAACGGCCAGCCGGTGCTGTTCCTGCACGACCACCCCACCACCGGCGGCTACCCGGTCGTCGGCGTCGTCCCCGAACGCTTCCTGGCCCCCGCGGCACAGGCGGTACCGGGCACCCCGGTACGGTTCCTGCGCCTGCGTTAG
- a CDS encoding DUF2891 domain-containing protein, translating into MSGEGQGARATGLAAHAARFAALALTNLTRPYPYAPMHLLAGPEDLVPPQTLHPAFHGSYDWHSSVHMHWLLVRLLRRCPDRVPRDAVTAALDARLTPAHLAAESAYLRAHPSFERPYGWAWLLALAAECRTLGGAAGERWAAALAPAAEDVEALLLGWLRRATYPVRHGTHTNSAFALGLVLDCATAAGRPALVAQVSGTLRRWFADDHDAPAHWEPSGQDFLSPALAEAEAMSRVLPPAEFAPWLARFLPGVERRAPAGLLAPPTVSDPADPQIGHLVGLSLSRAAALRRIAAVLPGDDPRSGVLEAAARDHLVAGLPHCVSGDFTADHWLATFAALALDGPSAGHGTWQPAAPDRTVN; encoded by the coding sequence TTGAGCGGCGAAGGCCAGGGCGCGCGGGCCACCGGACTCGCCGCGCACGCCGCCCGGTTCGCCGCCCTGGCGCTGACCAACCTCACCCGCCCCTACCCCTACGCCCCGATGCACCTGCTGGCCGGCCCCGAGGACCTGGTGCCGCCGCAGACGCTCCACCCCGCCTTCCACGGCTCGTACGACTGGCACTCCTCGGTCCACATGCACTGGCTGCTGGTGCGGCTGCTGCGCCGCTGCCCGGACCGGGTCCCCCGCGACGCGGTCACCGCCGCCCTCGACGCCCGCCTCACCCCCGCCCACCTCGCCGCCGAATCGGCCTACCTGCGGGCCCACCCGTCCTTCGAGCGGCCCTACGGCTGGGCCTGGCTGCTGGCGCTGGCCGCCGAGTGCCGGACGCTCGGCGGCGCGGCGGGGGAACGCTGGGCGGCCGCGCTGGCCCCCGCGGCCGAGGACGTCGAGGCGCTGCTGCTCGGCTGGCTGCGGCGGGCCACCTATCCGGTGCGCCACGGCACCCACACCAACAGCGCCTTCGCGCTCGGCCTGGTCCTGGACTGCGCGACGGCGGCCGGCCGCCCCGCCCTCGTCGCGCAGGTCTCCGGGACCCTGCGGCGCTGGTTCGCCGACGACCACGACGCACCCGCCCACTGGGAGCCCTCCGGACAGGACTTCCTCTCCCCGGCGCTCGCCGAGGCCGAGGCGATGAGCCGGGTGCTGCCACCCGCGGAATTCGCGCCGTGGCTGGCGCGGTTCCTGCCCGGGGTCGAGCGGCGGGCCCCCGCCGGGCTGCTCGCCCCGCCCACCGTCTCCGACCCCGCCGACCCCCAGATCGGCCACCTCGTCGGGCTGTCGCTGAGCCGGGCGGCCGCACTGCGCCGGATCGCCGCGGTCCTGCCCGGCGACGACCCGCGCAGCGGCGTACTCGAAGCGGCGGCCCGCGACCACCTCGTCGCGGGGCTGCCGCACTGCGTCTCGGGGGACTTCACCGCGGACCACTGGCTCGCGACCTTCGCGGCGCTGGCGCTGGACGGGCCGTCGGCCGGGCACGGGACCTGGCAGCCGGCCGCGCCGGACCGCACCGTAAACTGA
- a CDS encoding bifunctional 3-phenylpropionate/cinnamic acid dioxygenase ferredoxin subunit — protein MIPVCRIEDLPEGESVRIEIDDVTPAIAVFHAEGGFYAVDDTCSHQDASLSEGWVEGCFVECPLHAALFDLRTGAPTCLPARRPVRTHEVSVLDGMIHVRPAVREEAVA, from the coding sequence ATGATTCCCGTCTGCCGCATCGAGGACCTGCCCGAGGGTGAGTCCGTACGGATCGAGATCGACGACGTCACACCGGCCATCGCGGTGTTCCACGCCGAGGGTGGTTTCTACGCCGTCGACGACACCTGCAGCCATCAGGACGCCTCGCTCTCCGAGGGCTGGGTCGAGGGCTGCTTCGTCGAGTGCCCGCTGCACGCCGCCCTGTTCGACCTGCGCACCGGGGCGCCGACCTGCCTGCCGGCCCGCCGCCCGGTCCGCACCCACGAGGTGAGCGTCCTGGACGGCATGATCCATGTCCGCCCCGCCGTACGGGAAGAGGCGGTCGCGTAA
- the pxpB gene encoding 5-oxoprolinase subunit PxpB has translation MRPLPVGEHGLLIELDGAEEVEALHAELLRRAAAGALPWAGGGPSERRGEIVPAARTVFLDGLADPRGLIAELATWDIPPLTIAGRPTVEIPVRYDGPDLADVAALWGSTPDEVVRRHSGTAFHVAFCGFAPGFGYLTGLPEPLHVPRRDTPRTKVPVGSVGLAGPYTGVYPRSSPGGWQLIGTTDAVLWDPRREPAALLAPGTRVRFVPVETTL, from the coding sequence ATGAGGCCGCTGCCGGTCGGCGAACACGGGCTGCTGATCGAACTGGACGGCGCCGAGGAGGTCGAGGCGCTGCACGCCGAGCTGCTGCGCCGGGCCGCGGCCGGCGCCCTGCCGTGGGCCGGCGGCGGCCCGTCGGAGCGGCGCGGCGAGATCGTGCCGGCCGCCCGCACGGTCTTCCTCGACGGTCTGGCCGACCCCCGCGGACTGATCGCCGAGCTCGCCACCTGGGACATCCCGCCGCTGACCATCGCCGGCCGGCCCACCGTGGAGATCCCGGTGCGGTACGACGGCCCGGACCTCGCCGACGTCGCCGCCCTGTGGGGCAGCACCCCCGACGAGGTGGTCCGGCGGCACTCCGGCACCGCGTTCCACGTCGCCTTCTGCGGGTTCGCCCCCGGCTTCGGCTATCTGACCGGGCTGCCCGAGCCGCTGCACGTACCGCGCCGGGACACCCCCCGTACGAAGGTCCCGGTCGGCTCGGTCGGGCTGGCCGGCCCGTACACCGGGGTCTATCCGCGCTCCTCCCCCGGTGGCTGGCAGCTGATCGGCACCACCGACGCCGTGCTGTGGGACCCGCGCCGCGAACCGGCGGCGCTGCTCGCGCCCGGCACCCGCGTCCGCTTCGTCCCCGTGGAGACCACCCTGTGA
- a CDS encoding IclR family transcriptional regulator, protein MSNTSGTTEDRSEERRGGAGSVQSVDRAVSVLEILAKLGEAGVTEIAEELGVHKSTAFRILGVLEHRGLVEQEKERGKYYLGAGVLRLAGAAAIRLDISQEGQPVCRALADDTGETANIAVLDGDAAVNIMQARGSAAVTAYNWLGRRTPLHATASGKVLLAHLPHERRESLVTRKLPRFTENTLTTASGLRAQLTAALEDGFACTSEELEIGLNAVAAPVRAHDGAVIGAIGVSGPAYRMARQHLPELAERSAQAAVELSRRMGFGG, encoded by the coding sequence ATGTCGAACACGAGCGGGACGACGGAAGACCGGTCCGAGGAACGGCGCGGCGGAGCGGGCTCCGTCCAGTCCGTGGACCGGGCGGTGAGCGTGCTGGAGATCCTGGCCAAGCTGGGCGAGGCCGGGGTGACCGAGATCGCCGAGGAGCTGGGGGTCCACAAGTCCACCGCCTTCCGGATCCTCGGGGTGCTGGAGCACCGCGGGCTGGTGGAGCAGGAGAAGGAGCGCGGGAAGTACTACCTGGGCGCCGGGGTGCTGCGGCTGGCCGGCGCCGCCGCGATCCGGCTGGACATCTCGCAGGAGGGCCAGCCGGTGTGCCGGGCGCTGGCCGACGACACCGGGGAGACCGCCAACATCGCGGTGCTGGACGGCGATGCCGCGGTGAACATCATGCAGGCCAGGGGCTCCGCCGCGGTCACCGCGTACAACTGGCTGGGCCGACGCACCCCGTTGCACGCCACCGCCAGCGGCAAGGTGCTGCTGGCGCACCTGCCGCACGAGCGGCGGGAGAGCCTGGTGACCCGCAAGCTGCCGCGCTTCACCGAGAACACCCTGACCACGGCGTCCGGTCTGCGCGCCCAGCTGACCGCCGCGCTGGAGGACGGATTCGCCTGCACCAGCGAGGAGTTGGAGATCGGGCTGAACGCGGTGGCGGCGCCGGTACGGGCGCACGACGGCGCGGTGATCGGCGCGATCGGCGTCTCGGGGCCGGCGTACCGGATGGCGCGCCAGCACCTCCCCGAACTCGCCGAGCGCTCCGCGCAGGCGGCCGTGGAGCTCTCCCGCCGGATGGGGTTCGGAGGGTGA
- a CDS encoding IS5/IS1182 family transposase encodes MGGVLRAESLWVETFTGLRMDRFAKLVKVVRERGGNGPGGGRPWCLPLADRVLLVAVYYRTNLTMRQLAPLFGVSSATVCRVIQRLRPLLALEPAPRPVADVERLWIVDGTLIPVRDRQVGASSRNYRFSANVQFIIDADTRLVVASARPAPGNKADAHVWRASDLPAAAAGTTVIADGAYLGTGLIVPHRRRPGRPLLRGQEEDNAEHRRVRARVEHTFARMKNWKILRDCRQRGDGLHHAVQAIATMHNLALAG; translated from the coding sequence GTGGGTGGGGTGTTGCGGGCTGAGTCGTTGTGGGTGGAGACGTTCACGGGCTTGCGCATGGACAGGTTTGCCAAGCTGGTGAAGGTGGTCCGTGAACGGGGTGGGAACGGGCCCGGTGGAGGCCGGCCGTGGTGTCTGCCGCTGGCAGACCGCGTTCTGCTGGTGGCGGTGTACTACCGCACCAACCTCACAATGCGGCAGCTCGCCCCGCTCTTCGGCGTCTCTTCAGCGACCGTCTGCCGTGTCATTCAGCGGCTGCGGCCGTTGCTTGCGCTGGAGCCGGCACCGCGGCCGGTGGCAGATGTCGAACGGTTGTGGATCGTGGACGGCACCTTGATCCCGGTCCGTGACCGGCAGGTGGGGGCCTCGTCGCGCAACTACCGGTTCTCGGCGAACGTGCAGTTCATCATCGACGCCGACACCCGCCTGGTCGTCGCCTCGGCCCGGCCCGCGCCGGGCAACAAGGCCGACGCCCACGTCTGGCGCGCGTCGGATCTGCCGGCCGCGGCGGCCGGGACGACGGTGATCGCGGATGGCGCCTACCTGGGCACCGGGCTGATCGTCCCGCACCGCAGAAGGCCCGGGCGCCCCCTCCTGCGCGGGCAGGAGGAGGACAACGCCGAACACCGACGGGTCAGGGCCCGCGTCGAGCACACTTTCGCCCGGATGAAGAACTGGAAGATCCTTCGCGACTGCCGCCAGAGGGGCGACGGCCTCCACCACGCCGTCCAGGCCATCGCCACCATGCACAACCTCGCCCTCGCCGGGTGA
- a CDS encoding DUF979 domain-containing protein, translating to MIKAEWFYWLVGLSFLVMASQMVTDRSNPKRYGTGAFWGLIGAGFIYSSWVVTKQAPAEPLGVAVLVMAGLAGFGFTGRGTPRTTTAEERAASAARFGNRLFVPALTIPVVAMACAIGVKNLSFGGEPVLQTGSETILGLGIGAVVALVVGMVMLREKRLSVPVQSGRSMLEAMGWAMLLPQMLATLGAIFQVSGVGDQVGKLTTSILPKDSLVIAIVVYCVGMFAFTIIMGNAFAAFPVMTAAVGWPVLIGHFHGNAAAVLAIGMLAGFCGTLVTPMAANFNIVPAALLELKDQYGPIKAQLPTAGVLLGCNIVIMTLFAF from the coding sequence GTGATCAAGGCAGAGTGGTTCTACTGGCTGGTCGGCCTCAGCTTCCTGGTGATGGCCTCCCAGATGGTCACCGACCGCAGCAACCCCAAGCGCTACGGCACCGGCGCCTTCTGGGGCCTGATCGGCGCCGGCTTCATCTACAGCAGCTGGGTCGTCACCAAGCAGGCCCCGGCCGAACCGCTGGGCGTCGCCGTCCTCGTCATGGCGGGCCTGGCCGGCTTCGGCTTCACCGGACGCGGCACCCCGCGCACCACCACCGCCGAGGAGCGCGCCGCCAGCGCCGCCCGGTTCGGCAACCGGCTGTTCGTCCCCGCGCTCACCATCCCGGTCGTCGCCATGGCCTGCGCCATCGGCGTCAAGAACCTCTCCTTCGGGGGTGAACCGGTCCTCCAGACGGGCAGCGAAACGATCCTGGGGCTGGGCATCGGGGCCGTCGTCGCCCTCGTCGTCGGCATGGTCATGCTGCGCGAGAAGCGACTCTCGGTCCCCGTGCAGTCCGGCCGTTCCATGCTGGAGGCGATGGGCTGGGCGATGCTGCTGCCGCAGATGCTGGCCACGCTGGGCGCCATCTTCCAGGTCTCCGGAGTCGGTGACCAGGTCGGCAAGCTCACCACGTCGATCCTGCCGAAGGACTCCCTGGTGATCGCGATCGTCGTCTACTGCGTCGGCATGTTCGCGTTCACCATCATCATGGGCAACGCCTTCGCCGCCTTCCCCGTGATGACCGCGGCCGTCGGCTGGCCCGTCCTGATCGGGCACTTCCACGGCAACGCCGCCGCCGTCCTGGCCATCGGCATGCTCGCCGGCTTCTGCGGCACCCTCGTGACCCCCATGGCGGCCAACTTCAACATCGTCCCGGCCGCCCTGCTGGAGCTCAAGGACCAGTACGGCCCCATCAAGGCGCAACTGCCCACCGCGGGCGTCCTGTTGGGCTGCAACATCGTGATCATGACGCTGTTCGCCTTCTGA
- a CDS encoding DUF969 domain-containing protein, with protein sequence MIVLLGVLVVVLGFATKRNPLLVVGVAGIATGLLGGLSPGKVLAAFGEGFAGSRAVTIFAITLPVIGLLERYGLQEQARNLIARFGRLTTGRFLALYLGLRQLGAAVGLTNVFGHAQTVRPLAVPMAEGAAERKYGALPDRTREKVRSFSASADNIGLFFGEDVFLAVGSILLITGFVNTTYGTHLEPLHLALWAIPTAVCAFVVHGWRLLRLDRQLERDLLTADVQPGPAVEAAQ encoded by the coding sequence ATGATCGTCCTCCTCGGCGTGCTCGTGGTCGTGCTCGGCTTCGCCACGAAACGCAATCCCCTCCTGGTCGTGGGGGTGGCGGGCATCGCCACCGGCCTCCTGGGCGGACTCTCACCCGGCAAGGTGCTCGCCGCCTTCGGCGAGGGCTTCGCCGGCAGCCGCGCGGTGACCATCTTCGCGATCACCCTCCCGGTCATCGGCCTCCTGGAGCGCTACGGCCTCCAGGAGCAGGCCCGCAACCTCATCGCCCGGTTCGGCCGGCTCACCACCGGCCGCTTCCTGGCGCTCTATCTGGGCCTGCGGCAGCTCGGCGCCGCGGTCGGGCTGACCAACGTCTTCGGGCACGCCCAGACCGTCCGGCCGCTCGCCGTCCCGATGGCCGAGGGCGCCGCCGAGCGCAAGTACGGGGCCCTGCCGGACCGCACCCGCGAGAAGGTCCGGTCGTTCTCCGCCAGCGCGGACAACATCGGCCTGTTCTTCGGGGAGGACGTCTTCCTCGCCGTCGGCTCGATCCTGCTGATCACCGGATTCGTCAACACCACCTACGGCACCCACCTCGAACCGCTGCACCTCGCGCTGTGGGCGATCCCCACCGCCGTGTGCGCCTTCGTGGTCCACGGCTGGCGACTGCTGCGCCTGGACCGCCAGTTGGAGCGCGACCTGCTCACCGCCGACGTCCAGCCCGGTCCCGCAGTGGAGGCAGCCCAGTGA
- the pcp gene encoding pyroglutamyl-peptidase I: protein MTRVLLTGFAPFDGETVNPSWQAVRAAAAEPPAGIEVSAVELPCVYGASVAVLRAAIEEARPEIVVCVGQAGGRPDITVERVAINVDDARIPDSSGAEPIDEPIVPGGPAAYFATLPVKACVAAVRAAGLPASVSNTAGTFVCNHVFYGLAHLLATELPGVRGGFVHVPYVPEQVTDRSQPSLPAAAVTRALQEIMVAAAHTCTDARLAGGALH, encoded by the coding sequence ATGACCCGGGTACTGCTGACCGGATTCGCCCCCTTCGACGGTGAAACCGTCAACCCCTCCTGGCAGGCGGTCCGCGCCGCCGCCGCCGAGCCGCCCGCCGGAATCGAGGTGTCCGCCGTCGAACTGCCCTGCGTCTACGGCGCGTCGGTGGCCGTGCTGCGCGCCGCCATCGAGGAGGCCCGCCCCGAGATCGTCGTCTGCGTCGGCCAGGCGGGCGGCCGCCCCGACATCACCGTGGAACGCGTCGCGATCAACGTCGACGACGCCCGGATACCCGACTCCTCCGGCGCCGAACCGATCGACGAGCCGATCGTGCCCGGCGGCCCCGCCGCGTACTTCGCCACCCTCCCCGTCAAGGCGTGCGTCGCGGCGGTCCGCGCCGCCGGACTGCCCGCCTCCGTCTCCAACACCGCCGGCACCTTCGTCTGCAACCATGTCTTCTACGGCCTCGCCCACCTCCTCGCCACCGAACTCCCGGGCGTACGCGGCGGGTTCGTGCACGTCCCCTACGTGCCCGAGCAGGTCACCGACCGCTCGCAGCCCTCGCTCCCGGCCGCCGCGGTCACCCGGGCCCTCCAGGAGATCATGGTGGCGGCCGCGCACACCTGCACCGATGCCCGCCTCGCCGGCGGGGCGCTGCATTGA
- a CDS encoding GntR family transcriptional regulator has product MAGGVAKNDQRRLAEVAGLERDRALLGRASTAERVADILRDRIAEGYFAPGARLSEESIGGALGVSRNTLREAFRLLTHERLLVHELNRGVFVRVVTVEDLDDIYRVRMLVECAAVRGLGQGPYDDRVRETLAAIEAAVQAGEAASGERAWQDLSTANIRFHQGIVALAGSPRTDELMRGVLAELRLVFHVMADPRRFHAPYLTRNRQIVEALQAGDAAEAERLLGSYLEDSRVQLSGAYARRIAEQ; this is encoded by the coding sequence ATGGCCGGCGGAGTGGCGAAGAACGATCAGCGGCGGCTCGCCGAGGTCGCGGGACTGGAACGGGACCGCGCCCTGCTGGGCCGCGCCAGCACCGCCGAGCGGGTCGCCGACATCCTGCGCGACCGGATCGCCGAGGGCTACTTCGCGCCCGGCGCCCGGCTCTCCGAGGAGAGCATCGGCGGGGCGCTGGGCGTCTCGCGCAACACCCTGCGGGAGGCGTTCCGGCTGCTGACGCACGAGCGGCTGCTGGTGCACGAGCTGAACCGCGGGGTCTTCGTGCGGGTGGTGACGGTCGAGGACCTGGACGACATCTACCGGGTGCGCATGCTGGTGGAGTGCGCGGCGGTCCGCGGCCTGGGGCAGGGGCCCTACGACGACCGCGTGCGCGAGACCCTCGCGGCGATCGAGGCCGCGGTGCAGGCCGGTGAGGCCGCCTCCGGTGAGCGGGCCTGGCAGGACCTGTCGACCGCCAACATCCGCTTCCACCAGGGCATCGTGGCCCTGGCGGGCAGCCCGCGCACCGACGAGCTGATGCGCGGCGTGCTGGCCGAACTCCGGCTGGTCTTCCACGTCATGGCCGACCCCCGGCGGTTCCACGCGCCGTATCTCACCCGCAACCGCCAGATCGTCGAGGCGCTCCAGGCGGGCGATGCCGCCGAGGCCGAACGGCTGCTGGGGTCCTACCTGGAGGACTCGCGCGTCCAGTTGTCCGGGGCGTACGCCCGGCGTATCGCGGAGCAGTGA
- a CDS encoding LamB/YcsF family protein: MTDAVDAVDCADAPVIDLNADLGEGFGRWQLTDDEALLSVVTSANVACGFHAGDPATMRRVCELAAERGVVVGAQVSYRDLAGFGRRAMDVPPEELADEITYQIGALEVFARAAGTRVAYVKPHGALYNRCVHDAEQAGAVVAGVRAAGGALPVLGLPGSRLHEAARNAQLPVVTEAFADRAYTDQGTLVPRREPGAVVHDPDEVVKRAVGMARDRAVTSLGGRRITVAARSLCLHGDTPGAAVLARRVRSELTAAGVRLRSFA; the protein is encoded by the coding sequence ATGACCGACGCGGTGGACGCCGTGGACTGTGCGGATGCTCCCGTCATCGACCTCAACGCCGACCTCGGCGAGGGCTTCGGCCGCTGGCAGCTCACCGACGACGAGGCCCTGCTGTCCGTCGTCACCAGCGCCAACGTCGCCTGCGGCTTCCACGCCGGCGACCCCGCCACGATGCGCCGGGTGTGCGAGCTGGCCGCCGAGCGCGGCGTGGTGGTCGGCGCCCAGGTCTCCTATCGCGACCTGGCCGGCTTCGGCCGCCGCGCGATGGACGTCCCGCCGGAGGAGCTGGCCGACGAGATCACCTATCAGATCGGTGCGCTGGAGGTCTTCGCCCGCGCCGCCGGCACCCGCGTCGCCTACGTCAAACCGCACGGCGCGCTCTACAACCGCTGCGTGCACGACGCGGAGCAGGCCGGCGCGGTCGTCGCGGGCGTCCGTGCCGCGGGCGGCGCGCTGCCGGTCCTCGGCCTGCCCGGTTCGCGGCTGCACGAGGCCGCCCGGAACGCGCAACTGCCCGTCGTCACCGAGGCGTTCGCCGACCGCGCCTACACCGACCAGGGCACTCTCGTCCCGCGCCGGGAGCCGGGCGCCGTGGTCCACGACCCGGACGAGGTGGTCAAGCGCGCCGTCGGCATGGCCCGCGACCGGGCCGTCACCTCCCTCGGCGGCCGGCGGATCACGGTCGCCGCGCGCTCGCTGTGCCTGCACGGCGACACCCCCGGCGCGGCCGTGCTCGCCCGGCGGGTGCGGTCCGAACTGACCGCGGCCGGGGTGCGCCTGCGGAGTTTCGCATGA